One Desulfonatronum sp. SC1 genomic region harbors:
- a CDS encoding co-chaperone YbbN has protein sequence MTGVAASPSAWGGKRLVVLVLILLLVATVYFGSDGSRGGTGGPPPGAAGKVALLQLTAEHCPACRDMEPTLEMIRQSHGERVFIRQVDVFQQAGTASGYGVTTIPAHLFFDHQGRERYRHEGVMDREAVARVLDELLSELDG, from the coding sequence ATGACTGGCGTGGCGGCGAGTCCTTCGGCCTGGGGCGGCAAACGGCTAGTGGTTCTGGTCCTGATCCTGTTGCTGGTGGCCACGGTATATTTTGGATCGGACGGTTCACGGGGTGGAACAGGCGGACCACCGCCCGGTGCAGCGGGAAAGGTCGCTTTGCTTCAGTTGACCGCCGAGCATTGCCCGGCCTGCCGAGACATGGAGCCGACTCTGGAGATGATCCGGCAAAGCCATGGGGAGCGAGTGTTTATCCGCCAAGTGGACGTCTTCCAACAGGCGGGGACGGCCTCGGGCTACGGCGTGACCACGATTCCGGCTCATTTGTTCTTCGATCACCAGGGCCGCGAGCGGTATCGCCACGAAGGCGTGATGGACCGGGAGGCCGTGGCCAGGGTCCTTGACGAACTATTGTCGGAACTGGACGGCTGA
- a CDS encoding HAMP domain-containing sensor histidine kinase — MVNRLSALVRRRWSGFVEDGVCSSKRPVDVPKKPSEEVLRAVESGTVRPSLQARSREDCLAAEPVMVWPADACRVVRQLNARVAELEESNATLRRKDEAFRLRVPRETSSAVRDLLDEARCFVDETKALKCEFLRTVNHELRTPLNGVKGMLQVLRETSLDAEQLEYVDQGLVSCETLDRAVRDILDYNTLNPGCVQLERKPLNMADILRDVEQKYTPACVEKGLDFVVSKDFSVREPLLGDAVRLKQILRHLLDNALRFTPSGEIRVEASCLSETRNGRVRVCMSVHDTGMGIPENCLERVLEPFDQVESGLTKKFYGCGLGLAMVRKLVGLMDGQFRLESLEGVYTSAYCILSLERLPGEDDC, encoded by the coding sequence ATGGTAAACAGACTCAGCGCTTTGGTGCGTCGAAGATGGAGCGGCTTTGTCGAAGATGGTGTTTGCAGTTCCAAGCGGCCCGTCGATGTCCCGAAGAAGCCTTCCGAAGAGGTGCTGCGGGCCGTCGAATCCGGTACTGTTCGTCCCAGTCTCCAGGCCCGCTCTCGTGAGGATTGCCTGGCCGCTGAACCGGTCATGGTCTGGCCGGCGGATGCCTGCCGCGTGGTTCGACAACTCAATGCCAGGGTCGCGGAATTGGAGGAAAGTAATGCGACGCTCCGGCGGAAAGACGAGGCGTTTCGGCTTCGCGTACCGCGGGAAACGTCCTCCGCCGTGAGAGACTTGCTCGACGAGGCCCGGTGCTTCGTGGATGAGACCAAGGCTCTTAAGTGCGAGTTTTTGCGCACCGTGAACCATGAATTGCGGACCCCGCTCAACGGGGTGAAAGGGATGTTGCAGGTGCTGCGGGAGACGAGCCTGGACGCGGAGCAGCTGGAGTACGTCGACCAGGGGCTGGTTTCTTGCGAGACATTGGACCGAGCGGTCCGGGATATCTTGGATTACAACACCTTGAATCCAGGCTGCGTCCAGTTGGAACGCAAACCGTTAAATATGGCCGACATCCTGCGTGATGTCGAGCAGAAGTATACTCCAGCCTGTGTAGAAAAGGGGCTGGATTTCGTGGTCAGCAAGGATTTTTCCGTCAGGGAACCGCTTTTGGGAGACGCTGTAAGATTGAAACAGATTCTTCGTCATCTGTTGGACAATGCCCTACGATTTACTCCTTCAGGTGAAATTCGCGTCGAGGCTTCTTGTTTGTCCGAGACGAGGAACGGTCGGGTTCGGGTTTGCATGAGCGTCCATGACACGGGCATGGGGATTCCCGAGAATTGCTTGGAACGTGTTCTCGAGCCATTTGATCAGGTTGAATCGGGATTGACCAAGAAATTTTATGGTTGCGGGCTGGGTCTGGCCATGGTCAGGAAGCTGGTCGGGTTGATGGACGGACAATTTCGGTTGGAGAGCCTTGAAGGGGTGTACACTTCGGCCTATTGCATCTTGAGCCTGGAGCGATTGCCTGGAGAGGATGACTGCTGA